From the Papaver somniferum cultivar HN1 chromosome 2, ASM357369v1, whole genome shotgun sequence genome, the window TTTGCGCCCAGCTAGGTGCTGCAAAAAAAAGGTTCTTCACTAGCATTTTTCTCGAGAATAAATTCAATTAAGTTGCACAGCACACCTACTTAGGCTTATATTAAACTAAAACATATTAACCACAGTAGAGACATGTAAAGCTTTAAGATGTGGATCGATATGTTAGCGCTTCAAACATTTTTTGAGGTCATGAAAAGCAGCAACAGAACCTGCATCAGTGAAAGGTTaacaaacccatgaaaataatggGCAGCCCACTTATTATTCCATGATGACGTTTGCCGACAGTTGAAGCGTTGATGACCATCTTATGTAATACGTTCATGATTTAATAGGTGATAAGATTAGTCGGCCAATTGATTCAAAGGCTGCATTCCTTGGCTAATAAGCATCACATTAAATTGATAACACCAGCATGGACATGCCGAACTCAACAAATTTCCTACTTCAGATATCAGCATGGCATACCATTGTATACATTTGTTTTATATAGTTCCTCCATTTGCAGACTAATTACTGTGTTCTTCTAGAAGAAGACAAGTGCCTAGGACTCAAAATCCGGAGCTAGTTGCAACAACTCTGATAGAATCTTGCTAATGAGGGCCGACTAAAAAAGTAGAAAATAAGATAATACACATACCGCAGCTTTGCCATTGTTCGGATCTTCCATTAGAGAAGTAGCAGCCTTCTTTGAATCAATCAGATAAGCTTTCAGCAAGGGAACTGGAGGGAACTTATCCACTAGACCCACTTCATAAGTGAAGTGCACCGCATCAACCTGTTGCCCCTTGCTTATTAATTCTTCAATCATATCTGCGAGTAATAGCAGCAACCCATCAAGCATTCAATAACACGACATTTATATAAAACAGATAGCTGTATAAAATTATGAACtctcattttaatgattaaatCCACCAAAATTTAAGTCCCCCCAAATTGTTGTATGGCGATGAAAACTACATCAGTTGACTAGTTTATTTTTAAAATGAAGTGGTAACACAGGACACAGGAGAGAATCCACATACGCCTTCAACTTGCGTACCCTATAAACACTACGCTGATCAATGGACTAGATGTCTTGGGATATTTAGCTTTCCGAAAACAAATGTTAAGAATTTATTTACAATAACCTACAACGTAAAAAGTGATAACGTGCAAACCAAAGTAAAGAAGCTGAGCCACCTATTCCTATACGCTAGATCAACCGCATATTCTGAGAATCATTTATGAAAACCAAAATGTGTCTAAAAGGGTTTATTTAGCAAGATGCTCAGTCTGGTTCGCCAAAACATTCTCTCACTTCTTAAAACTGAATTAAAGAAATTTATGTATCATGTTAAAATTAAGAGAATATACCCATAAGTAACAGATTAGTGAGAGTATCTGACTGATGGCTTAACATATAATGATATAAAGTATGTGTGAAAACTAAATGACGTGATAATTCGGACAATTCAATCGTGCACGGCAATCAGGATTTGATAGCAAAAGCACAACCTCAACGGATGAGTATAAAATGATTAGAAAAAACTATAGAAGACAACGGTTACCGATCCTAATTGAGTATACTTATTCTTGTGTCTCAGGTTTCCAATTTTAAATTGCTCAGGACACCATATTTTCAAGCATAACATTAGCAATTAACAGAAGCCAATATAACTAAATCGAGACAGATAAAGAACTATACCAGGCATATTATCACCAAGACCAAGAGAAACAGCAAGCTTAGGCATCTGCTTCCTCCAAGCGGAACTCAACACAAGTTTACGGTAAAATATCCCGTCTTCCTTGGAAACGATACCAAAAGTCACCAAGTGCTGCAAAAACGTGTGCACATCCGGAGTCTTTACATTCTCAATACCCCCACGTTGATCCAAACTATCTTTCCAAACATCAGCAATTTTTTGAGCTCTTTTCTTCATAGTTGGTGTCACCATTGGTCTGGTATTCCCAAACACCGGATCAGCAACAACTGGTATAAGTGATTCAAGAAGCAGAACACAAGCCCATCCTAAATCAATTGTTTTCTCATCACTCTTCACTTGTCTCTTATCAACTGGAAACACTTCAGAAATGGCTTCTAGCACAAATTTGGCTGGATCGATACAATCAGATAACGCCAACGGGATCTGAACCCGAAGTACATCCAATTCTTTCTTCCTTACAATCACAAATTTCCAAAACCCACTAAAATCCATTTTCACGCAAAAAGATTTCAACTTACCCAACAAATTCACGACTCCATCATCGAACACTTGAGTGTCTTCGTTTTCGAAAGCGAACAACGCCGCCTCTTTACGTTTTTCAACTTTACCAATTTCGATCTTAACATTTCCTTCAATCGTAACTTCTCTTTCGGTAAGAACATCTAAAGTTTCTTTAGTTTCATTAGCTAAAGACTGAATTTTCTCTTGAATAGCTTCGGATTTCTTCTTAAGATTTTGTTCTAATGTAGTAAAATGATCAGATAATTCCTTCCATAGTAGAGTGCAATTTGTCATCAGAGTAGTTTGTTTCTGAAAATCATCGAAACTCATCTGCAACATCACCTCGCCCGTTACGGCGAGAGAACCCATGACctattatcaaaccctaattttgatttttctttcaaagGAAAGGAAAAAGGGGAAAGTAAAAGAAACCCTAGAAATGCAAGTGATAGTCTCTGGTAAAGGGAGGGTTTGGTAGTGATGTGGGACAGCGCGGGAGGTGGCTATTCTGATAAAGTGGAGGGAAAAAGTTTAGTGGATTACGTGGGTTAATCATATGATGACATGTGACCTAAATATCTGTTTACTTTCTGTTTAAATATTAGTTAGGCTTATCCATGGGTAACTTTCATTAGTAGGTCGATATGGGGAAGGGAATTTATGTGGTCGAACGCATGTATGATTATTATGgatgaattttgggttttgaaaTCAAGATCAGCTTTCTCGTCTGTAAGTCATCTGACTCGTTTGGATCTGAGTTATTTGGatttgagtgaaatcacctgactcatctggatctgactcgatatgtttgttttaagtcagatctgactcaaaaaacgtgaatcagtggtttggtcccatgagtcaggagtATTTTGCTATTTGATTCAAATGGGTCTgaatcaggggttatgtctgaatcagatatcgagtcagatctgactcaaaatgcaaaacaaacgacctgactgctgactcggcccgagtcagggattgactcagatccagacgctgAATCAGCTGCAAATAAACAAGATCTAAAGGGTTTACCGGTTTCCGATCTAAGTTGAGTCGTATATCAAGCCTCCTCAAACACCCCCACAACTTGGTTAGAAAAACAGTTGCCATTAAGATGCTTAATTATGATCtaaaatcatgatttataaatCTTTTGTTATTAGAAACATTAAGCCAAGTATTAAGTTCTTGCATAGTGTCAAGAAAAGTAGGACGTATGTGTGTGTGAGAAGAGAAAAAGATACTCCCTCCTTCCCAAATTAGATAACCTACTTAGTTTTAAATTTGTCCCAAAAGGATGACATGTATCATCAAACAATtgaatatttctaaaattactcttttaattgattattattagtataagaaatatgtatattgtaacttgatagtcatgtttatattcgttacgtaagtgttttaaaatgctttccaatagtataaagtttacgaatatcCGTTGGATAATTTGAGagataattgtaaaaaatatttttattttattggatAATGAATACTACATCAAACTAGtttgaagcctaacaagctaagctccaacggcgtactattacattaattgaacaggttgttgtgctaacctaccagcgagcctcattaATTGTAAAAAACACTTAAAATTTCTCTTTTTTACttcttgccttaagaattgtgcaaactactaCTAGGTAATCTAATTTGAGACAGAGGGAGTATAGAATAGTATGTGAGTGGGAATACGCACCCAACACCATTATATGTTTTTTTctacaatttttctttttcttttgtatctaTTTGGAGCCTATAATTTTCTTCACCCATTTAGATTCTATAGACTAAGGGATAAGAGGTGTCTAAACTAGGTAAAAGTACAAAGTTACCCTTATTATTAAAATCATAAACCTTATCCTTTTAGATTTTAAATCAAAAATGCTATTTAACTCCCTCTTTTCCACCTCCCTACCCATCTCCCTCCAATCTAAACCACACATATGGGTTTAGATTCACATTCAGTTCAGGAGGGGTTCACAACTACCCAGATATGGGATTTAGTACGGAGGAAGGTGAATAGGGAGGTGGAAAAGAGGGAGTTGAAtagtgttagagtattgctcggtcgaactcacaagtgttgctatctcaagcttgttgtcaaaactatatcttgatttctagtatacaactagtctagtctcggattaggatagaagtgtaatTGAGAAACGAACATCgcaacagtcatcattgcgttctaccgtttgaaggcgaatatCAAccaaagattttggagaacttcttcaacaagagGAAAGTGCAGACTgcagactgaaccacctatttctcaagatTATTCATCTTTCTACCTATGAGACTtgttgcataactaattagaaatatgactaagcttactGAACATTtggtcatacttgatgaatttcggttaagaacaatttattgttcgcaatcaaaatcatgattcaagaattatcattcaaaaatagcctggaacagtgatatgtctcattgatgttctttgggaatgtTTAGAATTGATTTAGAGATAAATATAAAACTAATATAAATTCGGATATAAGACAGTATacatatcagtcttacaaactggaaaactgtTAAGGTCTGAAGCCGTGATACATGTACTCGGTACACGCAaaggagtagctatatgtcgacaaacaaCTTTtgttacgcatacccgtatgcacacCTCAAAAAGTATGTGACCTCGTGAACCCAGATCGGTtcgcaaaccagtacgcataacAGAAAAGAACTGTTGATCccggaaccggtttggtatccataccgttATATGTACCATAAAATTTATGTGATCTCCGGAACTGATTATtgtcttaaggtatccataccagtacacATACCGtaaaagttatgtgaactccggaactcggtcatGTCATAAGGTATACATACCGGTACAAGTACTTGGACTTAACTGTTCACGAACATGTTAATTATATGTACCTTGCACATCTACTTACCATATCAattaaattcatatgcacataaatAATTTCTCTgggataattagcatttgaataatctctaaaaacaccatagacatGATTGACCACATAATTATGACTCAAGTTAAAATTCttataagtgtttatgaaaatgctcaagcttattGGCTATTTTCGACTAACCATTCGTGAGTGTAGTCTATGTACACGGTTTGGTTACTGtctatcctaaccagagtgtatatcttgttatgtaaatcagattcaaatattcatctaacggtgggtaTTGTTTTCttagttccaaagctatcttagcatAAACCTGAAGCAACCT encodes:
- the LOC113350085 gene encoding FRIGIDA-like protein 4a, encoding MGSLAVTGEVMLQMSFDDFQKQTTLMTNCTLLWKELSDHFTTLEQNLKKKSEAIQEKIQSLANETKETLDVLTEREVTIEGNVKIEIGKVEKRKEAALFAFENEDTQVFDDGVVNLLGKLKSFCVKMDFSGFWKFVIVRKKELDVLRVQIPLALSDCIDPAKFVLEAISEVFPVDKRQVKSDEKTIDLGWACVLLLESLIPVVADPVFGNTRPMVTPTMKKRAQKIADVWKDSLDQRGGIENVKTPDVHTFLQHLVTFGIVSKEDGIFYRKLVLSSAWRKQMPKLAVSLGLGDNMPDMIEELISKGQQVDAVHFTYEVGLVDKFPPVPLLKAYLIDSKKAATSLMEDPNNGKAAHLAGRKEQSALRAVIRCIEEYKLDAEFPAESLKKRLEQLEKTKVEKKKPVVVPANKRTRANNNGGPMPPAKAGRLTNAAYVSSFPASTTTYIRSPTHVPYPAGVPTYTYDNRATGPAMYGSRSPPCVRDPYGYSPEHSSPVMMTSPFTGPALSYPAYGGYGNGVPVYQQTYYR